One Synergistaceae bacterium DNA segment encodes these proteins:
- a CDS encoding polyribonucleotide nucleotidyltransferase — MRSRDTYLVSESVKYTTFIIEEDNQILEQEKIYSVDVGDSQLVFRTGKLAKQANGAVLASHGSTVMLSTACMTDEVRTGIDFFPLVVDYEEKYYSAGKIPGGFIKREGKPAESAILGSRVTDRAIRSLFADDMRNDVHVVNTVLAVDQIYPPNILGINGASAALAISGIPWGGPVGAVRIGLIGGNLVVNPTEKQILSSMLNLVVAGHEDGITMVESGSYEVSEELLVDALELAHSEIRKIIAVLKRMKEEVGKPEIAVPMPERIPEIEDWIRGNLDGKVDEAVRIHEKKPREKKINEVKADAAEHFAELLRDEPEKAEYINAYIDSRVKDIMRGIIINEHIRVDGRKMDQIRPISCETDILPRVHGSALFTRGETQSLAVTTLGMIGEDDQILDGIKLNEPAKRFLLHYNFPPYSVGEVRPMRGPGRREIGHGALAERALLPVIPSEEEFPYVIRVVSDILESNGSSSQASICGGSLSMMNAGVPIRCHVAGIAMGLIKEGDKVQILTDIQGLEDHYGDMDFKVAGTRAGVTALQMDNKAGGITREILEQALAQAKKARFQILEKMEAAIPVPNPVSPNAPRIISFEIDPDKIREVIGSGGKVVRSITQRTGVKMNIEDNGLISISGPTMAQVEDARAIVMSLTHELAAGEVYLGTVTRMINFGAFVECLPGKEGLLHISEVSTHRLPHIEDAFKPGDKVLVMVKEIDDQGRVNLTRRRVLANEEKVRAAGLAYALPDERERDNLIATLASRERGYGTFSMRDRVDSFSGRGGYSSGRGGRGSDFGFGRETYDRSGRRNDRRRDY, encoded by the coding sequence ATGAGGTCAAGAGATACTTACTTAGTCTCTGAGAGTGTAAAATATACCACATTCATAATTGAGGAGGATAATCAGATTTTGGAACAAGAGAAGATTTACTCTGTCGACGTGGGCGACTCACAGCTCGTCTTCAGGACAGGGAAGCTCGCCAAGCAGGCAAACGGTGCAGTTCTTGCATCGCACGGCTCTACAGTGATGTTAAGTACGGCGTGTATGACGGATGAGGTCAGGACGGGAATAGATTTCTTTCCGCTGGTTGTGGATTATGAGGAGAAATATTATTCGGCAGGGAAAATTCCGGGAGGGTTCATCAAGAGGGAAGGCAAGCCCGCAGAATCAGCAATCTTAGGCTCGCGCGTTACGGACAGGGCAATACGTTCGCTGTTTGCTGACGACATGCGCAATGATGTCCACGTCGTCAACACAGTTCTTGCGGTAGACCAGATATACCCGCCCAACATTCTCGGCATCAACGGAGCAAGTGCCGCACTCGCAATCTCCGGCATCCCTTGGGGCGGGCCGGTCGGTGCAGTGAGGATAGGGCTCATCGGCGGCAACCTTGTCGTCAACCCCACAGAGAAGCAGATACTCAGCTCAATGCTTAATCTTGTTGTTGCTGGTCATGAGGACGGCATAACGATGGTAGAGTCCGGCTCGTACGAAGTCTCTGAAGAACTGCTCGTTGACGCTCTCGAACTTGCGCACTCGGAGATACGGAAGATTATCGCTGTCCTGAAGAGGATGAAGGAGGAAGTCGGCAAGCCGGAGATAGCTGTCCCTATGCCGGAGAGAATCCCTGAGATTGAGGACTGGATACGCGGAAACCTTGACGGCAAAGTAGACGAGGCAGTACGCATTCACGAGAAGAAGCCGCGCGAGAAGAAGATTAACGAGGTCAAGGCAGATGCGGCGGAACATTTCGCGGAGCTTCTTAGGGACGAGCCGGAAAAGGCAGAGTACATCAACGCCTACATAGACAGCCGTGTGAAAGACATAATGCGCGGAATAATCATCAACGAACACATACGCGTTGACGGCCGCAAGATGGATCAGATACGCCCGATAAGTTGCGAGACAGACATACTCCCGAGAGTTCACGGGTCAGCACTGTTCACGAGGGGCGAGACTCAGTCATTAGCGGTTACGACGCTCGGAATGATAGGCGAGGACGATCAGATACTTGACGGCATAAAGCTCAACGAACCCGCAAAACGTTTCCTCCTGCACTACAATTTTCCCCCTTACTCAGTCGGTGAAGTCAGGCCTATGCGCGGACCAGGAAGGCGCGAAATCGGGCACGGAGCATTAGCAGAGAGAGCATTATTGCCGGTCATTCCCAGTGAAGAGGAGTTCCCATACGTGATAAGGGTTGTGTCTGACATTCTGGAGTCGAACGGCTCAAGCTCTCAGGCCTCAATCTGCGGAGGTTCGCTCTCGATGATGAATGCCGGCGTGCCCATAAGATGCCACGTTGCGGGAATAGCGATGGGTCTCATTAAGGAAGGCGACAAGGTACAGATTCTGACGGACATTCAGGGGCTCGAAGACCATTATGGCGATATGGACTTCAAGGTAGCAGGGACGCGTGCGGGAGTTACGGCACTGCAGATGGACAACAAGGCCGGAGGAATCACGCGCGAAATTCTGGAACAGGCACTGGCTCAGGCCAAGAAGGCGCGCTTCCAGATTCTGGAGAAGATGGAGGCCGCAATCCCAGTACCTAACCCCGTCTCGCCGAACGCACCGCGAATAATCTCGTTCGAGATTGACCCCGACAAGATACGCGAAGTCATAGGGAGCGGCGGAAAGGTTGTCCGCAGCATAACCCAGCGCACCGGCGTGAAGATGAACATTGAGGACAACGGCCTGATCTCGATCTCCGGGCCTACGATGGCTCAGGTTGAGGACGCTCGCGCAATCGTAATGTCCTTGACGCACGAGCTTGCGGCGGGTGAAGTGTACTTAGGGACAGTAACGCGGATGATTAACTTCGGCGCGTTCGTTGAGTGTCTGCCCGGCAAGGAAGGCCTGTTGCACATCAGCGAAGTTTCGACGCACAGGCTGCCGCACATTGAGGATGCCTTCAAGCCCGGCGACAAAGTGTTAGTGATGGTGAAGGAGATTGACGATCAGGGACGTGTAAACCTCACGCGCAGAAGAGTTCTCGCCAACGAGGAGAAAGTCCGCGCGGCTGGCTTGGCCTACGCTCTTCCTGACGAACGCGAACGCGACAACCTCATTGCGACGCTGGCTTCACGTGAACGCGGCTACGGCACCTTCTCGATGCGCGACAGGGTAGACAGCTTCAGCGGAAGGGGCGGCTACTCCTCAGGACGCGGCGGAAGAGGAAGCGACTTCGGCTTTGGGCGCGAAACCTACGACAGGAGCGGACGGCGCAATGACCGCAGGAGGGACTATTAA
- a CDS encoding bifunctional metallophosphatase/5'-nucleotidase, producing the protein MKKLLALVLLLAAVCAPAFGAVPDKNIVILYTNDVHCGVDDAIGYAGLEYYKHEMEKLTPYVTLVDAGDWAQGATMGMISQGRYIFEIMNAMNYEVAVPGNHEFDYGWSQFENFAKNLKCGFISANLRDLRTGELVFKPYKMFTYGDVKVAFVGASTPESITKSTPSYFMDDSGKYIYDFDGEATGEKLIASIQKAVDDARADGADYVIVVGHLGEYEDVTEVWAVPYIAPRTRGIDVFIDGHSHEVTPALVFKNADGKDVVVTQTGTKLHNIGKVTITTDGAVKTELVSEVEGRDEKITALIADIKARFEDTLRQHLSFTSFDLRAMDDAGEWVIRNAENGLCDLATDAMLYSARETETGRADVALFNGGGLRANIKAGEITFSDALSVMPFNNTVCIVEVSGQTLLDELEHGVRLMPNRNGGFLHVAGMTYKVDTSIPSPVKVDDRNILIGIEGERRVKDAKINGEPVDPEKLYKVVSISYVLTALGDGHVFKGARLVEPDYATASDVFARYIKSFERIPERYAEGQGRMTVIK; encoded by the coding sequence ATGAAGAAACTTTTAGCGTTAGTGCTGCTTCTGGCAGCTGTGTGTGCTCCGGCGTTCGGAGCAGTCCCGGACAAGAACATCGTTATTCTCTACACCAACGATGTACATTGCGGGGTTGATGACGCGATCGGCTATGCTGGGCTCGAGTACTACAAGCACGAGATGGAGAAGCTCACTCCGTACGTTACGCTTGTAGATGCTGGAGACTGGGCGCAGGGCGCGACAATGGGCATGATTTCGCAGGGAAGGTACATCTTCGAGATAATGAACGCGATGAACTATGAAGTTGCTGTTCCCGGAAATCACGAGTTCGATTACGGCTGGAGCCAGTTCGAGAATTTCGCCAAGAACCTGAAGTGCGGCTTCATCTCAGCGAACCTCAGAGACCTCCGCACCGGCGAGCTCGTCTTCAAGCCCTACAAGATGTTCACGTACGGAGATGTGAAGGTTGCGTTTGTCGGAGCGAGCACACCCGAGAGCATCACGAAATCAACACCGTCATACTTTATGGATGATTCAGGGAAATACATCTACGACTTTGACGGCGAAGCTACCGGCGAGAAGCTCATTGCCTCGATTCAGAAGGCAGTTGACGACGCAAGGGCTGATGGCGCGGATTACGTTATCGTTGTCGGTCATCTCGGAGAGTACGAGGACGTTACGGAAGTCTGGGCAGTTCCCTATATTGCTCCCAGAACGCGCGGAATTGATGTGTTCATCGACGGACATTCGCACGAAGTTACGCCCGCGCTGGTCTTCAAGAACGCTGACGGCAAAGATGTTGTAGTTACGCAGACGGGCACGAAGCTCCACAACATCGGCAAGGTAACCATCACGACGGACGGAGCTGTGAAGACCGAGCTTGTCTCTGAAGTCGAAGGCAGGGACGAGAAGATTACGGCGTTAATCGCGGACATCAAGGCACGTTTTGAGGACACGCTGCGCCAGCACCTGAGCTTCACGAGCTTTGACCTCCGCGCAATGGACGACGCGGGAGAATGGGTAATCAGGAACGCGGAGAACGGACTGTGCGACCTCGCGACTGATGCGATGCTGTATTCTGCCCGCGAAACAGAGACAGGACGCGCTGATGTAGCACTCTTCAACGGCGGCGGCCTCCGTGCAAACATCAAGGCCGGAGAAATCACCTTCAGCGACGCTCTGTCGGTAATGCCCTTCAACAACACGGTGTGCATCGTCGAGGTCAGCGGACAGACCCTTCTTGACGAGCTTGAACACGGCGTGCGCCTCATGCCCAACAGGAACGGCGGATTCCTTCACGTTGCGGGAATGACCTACAAGGTTGACACGAGCATTCCGTCTCCCGTGAAGGTTGACGACAGAAATATACTCATCGGCATTGAGGGAGAACGCAGGGTGAAGGACGCGAAGATTAACGGCGAACCTGTTGACCCGGAGAAGCTGTATAAGGTTGTATCGATAAGCTACGTGCTTACGGCTTTGGGAGACGGGCACGTCTTCAAGGGAGCGCGTCTGGTTGAGCCGGACTACGCAACAGCCAGCGATGTCTTCGCGCGGTACATCAAGAGCTTCGAGAGAATCCCGGAGAGATATGCTGAGGGACAGGGCAGAATGACGGTAATAAAGTAG
- a CDS encoding methyltransferase domain-containing protein, with the protein MLTSCDDVLFGRLRILQPQAGPRVSLDTILLYSWVKFRSGRFRYLEAGCATGAISLLLAEKFRNISVVGVEIQGELAELAKTNAENNGLADRVNFIAGDIRDKELLPREHFDVMVINPPYESQSRGRTSPEPSRSAARHELTCTPEDVSEAASRLLRSRGRVFSIFTCARLAVFVNALTARRITPKRIRFVHPKAGSDAGVFLLESVKDGGEGLSVLPPLYVRGIDGEYTPEVLRAYD; encoded by the coding sequence ATGCTCACTTCATGTGATGATGTCCTCTTCGGCAGGCTCAGGATTCTTCAGCCGCAGGCCGGGCCGAGAGTCAGCCTAGACACTATTCTGCTGTATTCGTGGGTAAAATTCAGGTCAGGACGCTTCCGTTATCTCGAGGCGGGATGTGCGACGGGAGCAATCTCGCTTCTTCTCGCGGAAAAGTTTCGGAACATCAGCGTTGTAGGCGTGGAGATTCAGGGAGAGCTTGCGGAGCTGGCCAAGACCAACGCGGAGAATAACGGCCTCGCCGACAGGGTGAACTTCATTGCCGGAGACATTCGGGACAAAGAGCTGTTGCCGCGCGAACACTTTGACGTTATGGTCATCAATCCCCCCTACGAATCGCAGAGCAGAGGACGAACGAGCCCTGAGCCTTCACGTTCAGCGGCGCGTCATGAGCTGACCTGCACGCCTGAGGATGTTTCGGAGGCGGCTTCGCGTCTTCTCAGGAGCAGGGGAAGAGTATTCAGCATTTTCACGTGCGCACGGCTGGCTGTGTTCGTTAATGCCCTGACTGCGCGCAGAATTACTCCCAAGCGGATACGGTTCGTTCACCCTAAGGCCGGAAGCGACGCGGGAGTTTTTCTGCTCGAGAGCGTGAAGGACGGAGGAGAGGGGCTGTCCGTTCTGCCTCCGCTGTACGTCAGGGGCATTGACGGAGAATACACGCCGGAAGTTCTCAGGGCGTACGATTAA
- the rdgB gene encoding RdgB/HAM1 family non-canonical purine NTP pyrophosphatase has translation MTLDKLIIATSNEGKFREFREIVGDFAREVVFAPEVGKLVVEETGKTYRENAMLKACAWAEKSGVACLADDSGLEVEALDGAPGLFSARIIHGSDTDKVSWLLSQLADKDNRRARFAASLALCVPNKYTLITEGYCYGTIADFPRGSNGFGYDPVFVPDGYALTFAELDARTKNTISHRTNAFRKIYAHFM, from the coding sequence ATGACGCTGGACAAGTTAATCATAGCCACAAGCAACGAGGGGAAATTCAGGGAGTTCCGGGAAATCGTGGGGGATTTCGCGCGCGAGGTTGTGTTTGCGCCGGAAGTCGGGAAGCTGGTTGTTGAGGAGACCGGCAAGACCTACAGGGAAAACGCGATGCTGAAGGCCTGTGCTTGGGCGGAGAAATCAGGGGTAGCGTGCCTTGCGGACGACAGCGGGCTCGAGGTTGAAGCTCTCGACGGTGCACCCGGGCTGTTCTCTGCGCGGATAATTCACGGCTCTGACACCGACAAAGTCTCGTGGCTTCTCTCACAGCTCGCGGACAAAGACAACCGGCGGGCAAGGTTCGCGGCTTCCCTCGCGCTCTGCGTTCCGAACAAGTACACGCTGATCACAGAGGGATACTGTTACGGGACAATAGCAGACTTTCCGCGCGGCTCTAACGGTTTCGGGTATGACCCTGTGTTTGTCCCTGACGGTTACGCTCTCACCTTTGCGGAGCTCGATGCACGCACAAAGAACACAATCTCTCACCGCACAAACGCTTTCAGGAAGATATATGCTCACTTCATGTGA
- a CDS encoding metallophosphoesterase, whose amino-acid sequence MYEILAFGTQYFIWKKLTEAGISKTAKRLFVAWGTFWILAGIVAGFDYGYAEYDILPGRLTEILRALSLTWTIITVLAFGSFMLVYVLSRFKPFTRRKVLVASVLSVLLTLYCMFEAYYVTPRYVEVRSPKLPVERLRLVYVSDAHIGGLSTHWHFARVMRLVEEAKPDILALTGDIIDGVMTYRERELEMLSHAAKTARYGAFAVNGNHEYYWLLDEDCEQIIRDCGYTLLINERAECQGITIISLDDDKNGWLKPYLLPEDSERFVLVMKHRPGLPFDAEGRFDLQISGHTHGGQFWPLGYFKSMAQDSTQGLSQKAGGYVYVSNGAGFNGAMMRLFTPPEITVIDLVKE is encoded by the coding sequence ATGTACGAGATTTTAGCGTTCGGAACACAATACTTCATCTGGAAGAAACTCACTGAAGCAGGCATCAGCAAAACCGCAAAACGGCTCTTCGTTGCGTGGGGGACGTTCTGGATCTTGGCCGGAATCGTCGCGGGCTTTGATTACGGTTATGCGGAGTATGACATTCTGCCCGGAAGGCTCACCGAGATTCTCCGTGCACTGTCCCTCACGTGGACAATCATAACCGTGCTTGCGTTCGGTTCGTTCATGCTGGTGTACGTGCTATCGCGCTTCAAGCCCTTCACGCGCAGGAAGGTGCTCGTCGCGTCTGTGCTGTCTGTGTTGCTGACGCTGTACTGCATGTTCGAGGCGTATTACGTTACCCCGCGATATGTCGAGGTACGCTCGCCGAAGCTCCCGGTTGAGCGTCTGCGTCTGGTGTACGTGTCTGATGCTCACATAGGCGGCTTGTCCACACACTGGCACTTTGCGCGGGTAATGCGTCTCGTCGAGGAGGCCAAGCCTGACATCCTTGCACTGACCGGCGACATCATCGACGGAGTTATGACGTACCGAGAGCGCGAGCTGGAGATGCTCTCACACGCGGCCAAGACTGCACGTTACGGAGCTTTTGCGGTCAACGGTAACCACGAATACTACTGGCTGTTAGACGAGGACTGCGAGCAGATAATCAGAGACTGCGGATATACTCTCCTCATCAACGAACGCGCAGAGTGTCAGGGCATCACAATCATAAGCCTCGACGACGACAAAAACGGCTGGCTGAAGCCCTACCTCTTGCCGGAAGACAGTGAACGTTTCGTGCTGGTCATGAAGCACAGGCCTGGCTTGCCGTTCGACGCAGAAGGAAGGTTTGACCTGCAGATTTCCGGGCACACTCACGGCGGGCAGTTCTGGCCTCTGGGGTACTTCAAGAGCATGGCACAGGACAGCACGCAAGGTCTCTCGCAGAAGGCCGGAGGTTATGTCTACGTCAGCAACGGAGCGGGCTTCAACGGCGCGATGATGAGGCTGTTCACTCCCCCCGAAATCACAGTGATAGACCTCGTGAAGGAATAA
- the rsmI gene encoding 16S rRNA (cytidine(1402)-2'-O)-methyltransferase, translating into MMLTLVPTPIGNLEDITIRALRVLREADIIACEDTRTSSVLLKHYGISKPLTSFHLHNENDKAPQLLERLRAGENIAVISDAGTPGISDPGWILLKLAQDEGLDVDVLPGPTALVPAVIMSGLSPQPFMFVGFPPEKQGERERFFSGIREAKCTLCFYLSPHKAERHISSMLEVFGNRKAALVREVSKVFQEVIRSDLAGLMEKVMNGVKGELVLVVKGMTEEDGDAWKAEAERMSREGMSVKDIVTALAGVPKNEVKRYLLSL; encoded by the coding sequence ATAATGCTCACCCTCGTACCAACACCCATCGGCAACCTCGAGGACATTACGATTCGTGCATTGAGAGTTCTTCGCGAGGCCGACATCATTGCCTGCGAGGACACACGGACTTCAAGCGTACTCCTGAAACATTACGGCATCAGCAAGCCCCTGACCTCCTTCCACCTACACAACGAGAACGACAAAGCCCCCCAGCTCCTAGAACGCTTGCGAGCGGGCGAGAACATCGCGGTAATCTCCGACGCAGGAACACCGGGCATCTCTGACCCGGGCTGGATACTCCTGAAACTTGCTCAGGACGAGGGACTTGATGTTGACGTTCTGCCCGGCCCGACCGCACTTGTCCCAGCAGTAATAATGTCGGGGCTCAGCCCTCAGCCGTTCATGTTCGTCGGCTTCCCGCCCGAGAAACAGGGAGAACGCGAGAGGTTCTTCTCCGGCATCAGAGAGGCAAAGTGCACGCTGTGTTTCTACCTTTCGCCGCACAAGGCAGAGAGGCACATCTCCTCGATGCTTGAGGTTTTCGGGAACAGGAAGGCAGCACTTGTCCGCGAGGTCAGCAAAGTGTTTCAGGAGGTCATACGTTCGGATTTAGCTGGGTTGATGGAAAAGGTCATGAATGGCGTGAAGGGCGAGCTTGTGCTTGTGGTTAAGGGAATGACGGAGGAGGACGGCGACGCGTGGAAGGCGGAGGCAGAGAGAATGTCCCGTGAGGGAATGAGCGTGAAGGATATAGTTACTGCGCTTGCAGGCGTGCCCAAAAATGAGGTCAAGAGATACTTACTTAGTCTCTGA
- the dut gene encoding dUTP diphosphatase, translated as MPQEEITVKIQREANTIEIPKYATPGSAGVDLCSMKYCIIKPGELAMIPTGIRLEIPEGYEGQIRPRSGLALNSRIIIPNAPGTIDSDYRGEIMIMLLNMGTEPFSLSFGDRIAQLVFVPVARAKFEPVKELSPSKRGTGGFGSTGIR; from the coding sequence ATGCCTCAGGAAGAAATCACCGTAAAGATTCAGCGTGAGGCGAACACGATAGAGATTCCCAAGTACGCAACGCCGGGAAGCGCAGGGGTAGACCTGTGCTCAATGAAGTACTGCATAATCAAGCCCGGCGAACTCGCGATGATTCCGACGGGAATACGCCTCGAGATTCCCGAAGGCTACGAGGGGCAGATTCGGCCGAGAAGCGGACTTGCCCTCAACAGCAGAATCATCATCCCAAACGCTCCGGGCACGATTGACTCGGACTATCGGGGCGAAATCATGATCATGCTCCTGAACATGGGCACAGAACCCTTCAGCTTGTCGTTCGGAGACAGGATCGCGCAGTTAGTGTTTGTGCCTGTGGCTCGCGCGAAGTTCGAGCCGGTCAAGGAACTCAGCCCTTCGAAGAGGGGAACTGGCGGCTTTGGCAGTACAGGCATAAGATAG